Proteins encoded within one genomic window of Natator depressus isolate rNatDep1 chromosome 1, rNatDep2.hap1, whole genome shotgun sequence:
- the LOC141985381 gene encoding perilipin-3-like, which produces MSDYTMTSNGKDTDMASPEHREEEQQNVLRRVASLPLVNSAYDLAATAYASTKESHPYVRSICDMAEKGVTSITNVAVSSAQPLVTKLEPQVMTADECTSEVPDKVEETLPIFQQTPDKVTSETQELASSRLTDVKETMIRMVDMTKEAVQDGMKTTKSMVTDHMSTVVESRMGQLAISGMEAVLEKSEELLDHYLPMTDDELAELAEPVEGAEVSSAQPQEHRRYFVHLGSLSTKLRQRAYRYSLDKMRRTSQNIREALSQLHQTMGLIKYIKQGVKLQEVQEKFHHIWLSWNREQPKGSEIKDLAKTEMESETLAMSRSIIQQLQDACQMLVSSIQGLPTTFQDKDLSSSLLTQSQEMVTKAQEYVDELMAYMMENTPLSWIVGPFTPSGKVSADSIEPQNQENEAEEAEVVTASKSEEAL; this is translated from the exons ATGTCTGATTATACCATGACTTCTAACGGAAAAGACACAGATATGGCATCCCCAGAGCACAGGGAGGAGGAGCAACAG AATGTCTTGAGGAGGGTGGCTAGTCTACCTTTAGTCAACTCTGCCTATGATCTGGCTGCCACTGCCTATGCTTCCACCAAGGAGAGCCATCCCTATGTGAGGTCCATCTGTGACATGGCAGAGAAGGGAGTGACGTCCATAACCAACGTTGCAGTAAGCAGTGCACAGCCACTTGTAACTAAACTTGAACCTCAGG TGATGACAGCAGATGAGTGTACTTCTGAAGTACCTGACAAAGTGGAGGAGACTCTACCAATCTTTCAACAGACCCCTGATAAG GTTACATCTGAAACACAGGAGTTGGCATCTTCCAGACTGACAGATGTCAAAGAGACCATGATCAGAATGGTAGATATGACCAAAGAGGCTGTACAGGATGGTATGAAGACCACCAAATCAATGGTAACTGACCACATGAGCACAGTTGTGGAATCAAGAATGGGCCAGTTGGCCATAAGTGGAATGGAAGCAGTGCTGGAGAAATCTGAAGAGCTCTTGGATCACTATCTTCCCATGACAGATGATGAACTAG CTGAACTTGCTGAACCTGTGGAAGGCGCTGAAGTGTCTTCAGCACAACCACAAGAGCATCGGCGTTACTTCGTGCATTTAGGTTCCCTGTCAACCAAACTTCGCCAACGTGCCTACCGCTATTCCCTAGACAAGATGAGACGTACCAGTCAAAACATCAGAGAGGCTCTTTCCCAGCTTCATCAAACCATGGGACTG ATTAAATACATCAAGCAAGGTGTTAAACTTCAAGAAGTCCAAGAGAAGTTCCATCACATATGGCTGAGCTGGAATAGAGAGCAGCCAAAAGGCAGTGAGATCAAAGATTTGGCAAAAACAGAg ATGGAGTCTGAGACTTTGGCTATGTCCCGCAGCATTATCCAGCAGCTGCAGGATGCCTGCCAGATGCTAGTATCCAGCATTCAAGGTCTCCCCACCACCTTTCAGGATAAG GATCTCTCCAGCAGCCTCCTGACTCAGAGCCAGGAGATGGTGACCAAGGCCCAGGAATATGTGGATGAGCTGATGGCATACATGATGGAGAATACTCCTCTGTCTTGGATTGTGGGACCCTTCACCCCATCGGGTAAGGTGTCTGCAGATTCCATTGAACCACAAAACCAAGAAAATGAGGCTGAGGAAGCTGAAGTCGTCACAGCATCCAAGTCTGAGGAGGCCTTGTGA